A DNA window from Anaeromicrobium sediminis contains the following coding sequences:
- a CDS encoding DUF4489 domain-containing protein produces MTYNHTYQDYKACELDRNLAKCKLKHSKPRKILLECGEGTGSRTFASSNEVPFQLAHVTLDTTCLDESQILIKFSSLVKMERLIDGATVRLKYELFKVCDHKEPKSLGIWMFEETDVTVDTFEVQEEAFSFIFCDCITCLGCSDYFVAVTPIEIDGATATISNGRMAALSQSLCDSLEKYDKIFDSKHHSTKFIGKHPKPKDILIECGEGNGSVILREESEVEPPFQIAHVTLDTACLSKAKVLIEFSSMIKIDRLVEDIRLQFELFRVCGDGEAVSRGIWTFERTDVSASVELEKVFDFTFCECEVPRGCLEYFVKVTPLKIDISGNSADVVVDNARMVALAQSSRGLDDCITINRKDNCIDCVPKHPIAKKIVLECGEGTGSRTFTSSNEPAFQLAKVTIDTTSLCKPMVNIEFSSIVSFDSLINFSDARLRYELLRVCDNKRPISLGVWVSERILRTSGELGKSTNIFNFTFCDCITCPGCCDYFVTVTPIQITEGSVTATVSNGRMAALAQERYNNKGWVKNNHYKSPVNCTNWKPKPTKMKKVLLECGDGTGSKTFTSSDEASFQLAHVTLDTICLDKPEVLIKFSSIVCMLNLSTSSQEPGTVRLQYDLFRVCEDEEPKSLGTWIFDEVNVRSGAFDRQEESFSFIFCDRIACPGCCEYFVTVTPIEIDNATATVSNGRMAALSQPLWASAENEHKNFHSKKDILLECGQGNGSVVFRRDTESLIELDPPVEIAHVTIDTTYLTKPKALIEFSSMIKVDDGVDDIRLQFELFRVCGDGEPLSRGIWNFERTDVNEFIELNKVFDFTFCECEVPSGCCEYFVTVTPLEINIDIVGADIVVDNARMVALVQTSGNYDDCRIFNGKSDYIHCVPKYPTAKKIVLECGEGTGSRTFTSANDPAFQLAHVNIDITCLCNPMVNIEFSSIVSFEGSGDGRLRYELFRVCDNKEPTSLGIWVSERIGISFFDRTTNIFNFTFCDCITCPGCCDYLVIVTPIRISAELTATVSNARIAALAQGK; encoded by the coding sequence GTGACTTATAATCATACCTATCAAGACTACAAAGCTTGTGAGCTAGATAGGAATTTAGCTAAATGCAAACTAAAGCACTCTAAACCTCGAAAAATATTATTAGAATGTGGAGAGGGCACTGGAAGTAGAACTTTTGCATCATCCAATGAGGTGCCCTTCCAGTTAGCCCATGTTACCTTAGATACCACCTGTTTAGATGAATCTCAAATTTTAATAAAGTTTTCTAGTCTGGTCAAGATGGAGAGACTTATTGATGGAGCAACAGTTAGATTAAAATACGAGTTATTTAAAGTATGTGACCATAAAGAACCAAAATCTTTAGGAATTTGGATGTTTGAGGAAACTGATGTTACTGTTGACACATTTGAAGTACAAGAAGAAGCCTTTAGCTTTATCTTTTGCGATTGTATTACTTGTCTAGGATGTTCAGACTATTTTGTTGCAGTTACACCTATTGAAATAGATGGGGCTACAGCTACAATTAGCAATGGAAGAATGGCAGCATTATCTCAATCTTTATGCGACTCTTTAGAGAAATATGATAAAATTTTTGACTCAAAGCATCATAGCACTAAATTTATAGGGAAACACCCTAAGCCTAAAGACATATTGATTGAATGTGGTGAGGGAAATGGAAGTGTAATTCTTAGAGAAGAGAGTGAGGTAGAACCACCATTCCAAATAGCACATGTTACCCTAGACACAGCTTGTTTAAGTAAAGCTAAAGTTTTAATAGAGTTTTCGAGTATGATTAAGATTGATAGGCTAGTGGAGGATATCCGTTTACAATTTGAATTGTTTAGAGTCTGTGGTGATGGAGAGGCCGTATCTCGTGGCATTTGGACATTTGAAAGAACAGACGTTTCTGCAAGTGTGGAATTAGAGAAAGTCTTCGACTTTACTTTTTGTGAATGTGAAGTTCCCAGGGGGTGCTTAGAATACTTTGTGAAGGTTACACCTCTTAAAATAGATATATCCGGTAATTCAGCCGATGTAGTAGTGGACAATGCTAGAATGGTTGCACTTGCCCAATCATCAAGGGGCTTGGATGATTGTATAACAATTAATAGAAAAGATAACTGCATAGATTGTGTACCAAAGCATCCTATAGCTAAAAAAATAGTATTAGAATGTGGTGAAGGTACTGGAAGTAGAACCTTTACTTCATCAAATGAGCCAGCCTTTCAATTAGCCAAGGTTACCATTGATACGACTTCTTTATGTAAGCCAATGGTGAATATTGAGTTTTCAAGTATTGTAAGTTTTGATAGCTTAATAAATTTCTCAGATGCACGACTAAGGTATGAGTTGCTAAGAGTCTGTGATAATAAAAGACCTATATCACTAGGTGTATGGGTATCGGAGAGAATACTAAGAACTTCGGGAGAGCTAGGGAAGTCCACAAATATATTTAATTTTACTTTTTGCGATTGCATAACCTGTCCTGGCTGCTGTGATTACTTTGTAACCGTTACACCTATTCAAATAACAGAAGGTTCTGTTACGGCAACGGTTAGTAATGGTAGAATGGCTGCATTGGCTCAGGAAAGATATAATAATAAGGGGTGGGTGAAAAATAATCACTATAAATCACCAGTCAACTGCACTAACTGGAAACCTAAACCTACTAAAATGAAAAAAGTACTACTTGAATGTGGTGATGGGACTGGCAGTAAAACTTTCACATCATCTGATGAAGCAAGCTTCCAATTAGCCCATGTCACCCTAGATACCATTTGCTTAGATAAACCTGAAGTCTTAATAAAGTTCTCTAGTATTGTATGTATGCTTAACCTATCCACATCATCCCAAGAGCCTGGAACTGTTCGACTTCAATACGACTTGTTCAGAGTATGTGAGGATGAAGAACCAAAATCCTTAGGAACTTGGATATTTGATGAAGTTAATGTTAGGTCAGGAGCTTTTGATCGTCAAGAAGAATCCTTTAGTTTTATCTTTTGCGACCGTATCGCTTGCCCAGGTTGCTGTGAATATTTTGTAACAGTTACACCCATTGAAATTGACAATGCTACAGCAACAGTCAGCAATGGAAGAATGGCAGCATTATCTCAACCTTTATGGGCCTCTGCAGAAAACGAGCATAAAAATTTTCACTCAAAAAAAGATATATTACTTGAATGTGGTCAAGGAAATGGAAGCGTGGTTTTTAGAAGAGACACTGAATCTTTGATTGAGCTAGATCCACCAGTTGAAATAGCCCATGTTACCATTGATACAACATATTTAACTAAACCTAAAGCTTTGATAGAGTTTTCGAGCATGATTAAAGTTGATGATGGTGTGGATGACATCCGTTTACAATTTGAATTATTTAGGGTCTGTGGTGATGGAGAACCCTTATCACGTGGTATTTGGAACTTTGAAAGAACAGATGTTAATGAGTTTATAGAACTAAATAAGGTCTTCGACTTTACCTTTTGTGAATGTGAAGTCCCATCAGGTTGTTGTGAGTATTTCGTTACAGTTACACCTCTTGAAATAAATATAGACATAGTTGGAGCAGATATAGTAGTGGACAATGCAAGAATGGTTGCTCTTGTCCAAACATCAGGAAATTATGATGATTGTAGAATTTTTAATGGAAAAAGTGACTACATTCATTGTGTTCCAAAGTATCCTACAGCTAAAAAAATAGTATTAGAATGTGGTGAGGGCACTGGAAGTAGAACCTTTACTTCAGCAAATGATCCAGCCTTTCAATTAGCCCATGTTAACATAGATATCACCTGTTTATGCAATCCTATGGTGAATATTGAGTTTTCAAGTATCGTAAGTTTTGAGGGTTCAGGTGATGGTAGGTTACGATATGAATTGTTTAGAGTATGTGATAATAAGGAACCTACATCACTAGGCATTTGGGTATCGGAGAGAATAGGTATCTCATTTTTTGATAGAACTACAAACATATTTAATTTTACATTTTGTGATTGCATAACCTGTCCTGGGTGCTGTGATTACCTTGTAATCGTTACACCTATTCGTATATCAGCAGAACTTACAGCAACAGTTAGTAACGCTAGAATAGCTGCACTAGCTCAGGGAAAATAG
- a CDS encoding sigma factor: MTVTMEKPEEIIEYIRAHPEEEKEYKSRVIEDHLPFIVHTITQVTGRYVEVENSEELSVGLMAFDEAMSKYNPDRGATFLSFARLVITSRIKDMINKERSRNKAISFDQMTEVHGDQIGIIDSNLENDVALEVKTWEYIIKKFGFDLEQLVDELPKHVDTRNNAIDLSEKISDDDEIVDRMYEKYKLPMAKVILRFRTTKKIVKRSKKFIIATVVILTKNLVLLKEWIYPGRKRCTS, translated from the coding sequence ATGACAGTGACAATGGAAAAACCAGAAGAAATAATTGAATACATACGTGCCCACCCTGAAGAGGAAAAAGAGTACAAAAGTAGAGTGATTGAGGATCACTTACCATTCATAGTGCACACGATAACCCAAGTTACCGGGCGATATGTAGAAGTAGAAAACAGTGAAGAACTGAGCGTTGGACTTATGGCATTTGATGAAGCTATGTCAAAATATAATCCAGACCGTGGTGCTACATTCTTAAGTTTTGCCAGACTGGTCATTACCAGTAGGATTAAAGATATGATAAATAAAGAACGTAGCAGAAACAAAGCCATTTCATTTGATCAGATGACAGAGGTCCATGGGGATCAAATTGGAATTATTGATTCAAATTTGGAAAATGATGTGGCACTTGAAGTTAAAACATGGGAGTACATAATAAAGAAATTTGGATTTGATTTAGAGCAGTTGGTGGATGAATTACCGAAGCATGTGGATACGAGGAATAATGCAATTGATTTGTCTGAAAAAATAAGTGATGATGATGAAATTGTTGACCGTATGTATGAAAAATATAAACTGCCAATGGCCAAGGTCATACTTAGATTTAGAACTACTAAGAAAATAGTAAAGCGAAGCAAGAAATTCATAATAGCCACCGTGGTTATTTTAACGAAGAACTTAGTCCTTTTGAAAGAATGGATTTATCCAGGTAGAAAGAGGTGTACATCATGA
- a CDS encoding anti-sigma factor domain-containing protein, whose product MMRRGMVLKLNKDYALIATDDSDFLRVKFREGMRIGQKIFIFDEDIISLDEEYEKGSSVPNYLKLVVALVACMAIAVIINNPFVRGPRPLYAMVSIDINPSFELGIDEAYNVIEINAMNEESKEILDSKLVGEPLSIVVSELLSDVEESGYALASDNALLVSTVDLKNDDDEPLQKAVADGVYLAMEKNKVYENTKVIFIEADEEDLKEAEEQKLSVGKYRLLEMSDNKIDKRAIIEGRVSDLIKEEEIKDDLETDEDIKIIDGEDLQELKEMKEDIEHIKNTVEQVKDVLNSDDFERMEDLVDHIDIMENKLMNKDSEFQEIHEAIEALYRIIELEEDEELNESYEEDEDWEDEEIETRYRMIELEEEDLDESYEENEEMEDEEIDEFYEEDEEIENEEIDESYEEDEEMEDEEIDESYEEDEEIENEEIEESHEEDEEMEDEEIEESYEEDEEMEDEEIEESHEEDEEMEDEELDEFDEEDEVMEDEELDESYEEDEEMEDEESEN is encoded by the coding sequence ATGATGAGACGTGGTATGGTTTTGAAACTGAATAAAGATTATGCCCTCATCGCAACGGATGACTCCGATTTTCTTAGAGTAAAATTCAGAGAAGGCATGCGAATTGGACAAAAAATCTTTATATTTGATGAGGACATCATATCTTTAGATGAAGAATATGAAAAGGGTTCAAGTGTGCCAAATTATTTGAAACTTGTGGTAGCATTGGTGGCATGCATGGCAATTGCAGTAATCATAAATAATCCATTTGTTAGAGGCCCTAGACCTCTGTATGCAATGGTTAGCATTGACATTAATCCTAGTTTTGAACTGGGAATCGATGAGGCGTATAATGTTATTGAAATTAATGCAATGAATGAGGAAAGTAAAGAGATTTTGGATTCGAAATTGGTTGGTGAACCCTTATCGATTGTTGTGTCGGAACTTTTATCTGACGTTGAAGAGTCGGGTTATGCATTGGCATCAGATAATGCCCTTTTAGTATCAACAGTTGATTTAAAGAATGATGATGATGAACCTTTACAAAAGGCTGTAGCAGATGGTGTTTATTTAGCCATGGAAAAAAATAAGGTTTATGAAAATACAAAGGTTATATTTATTGAAGCCGATGAGGAGGACCTTAAAGAGGCAGAAGAACAGAAACTTAGTGTGGGTAAATACCGATTACTTGAAATGAGTGATAATAAGATTGATAAAAGAGCCATTATAGAAGGTAGAGTATCTGACCTTATAAAGGAAGAAGAGATTAAAGATGACTTGGAGACAGATGAGGATATCAAAATTATAGATGGAGAAGATTTACAGGAACTCAAGGAGATGAAAGAAGACATTGAGCATATTAAAAATACAGTGGAGCAAGTAAAGGATGTATTAAATAGTGATGATTTTGAAAGAATGGAAGATTTGGTTGATCATATTGATATAATGGAAAATAAACTCATGAATAAGGATTCAGAGTTTCAAGAAATTCATGAGGCAATAGAAGCCTTATACCGAATAATAGAATTGGAAGAAGATGAAGAACTAAATGAATCCTATGAAGAGGACGAAGATTGGGAAGATGAGGAAATAGAAACTCGATATCGAATGATAGAATTGGAAGAGGAAGACCTAGACGAATCCTACGAAGAGAATGAGGAGATGGAAGATGAAGAAATAGATGAATTCTATGAAGAAGATGAGGAGATAGAAAATGAAGAAATAGATGAATCCTATGAGGAAGATGAGGAGATGGAAGATGAAGAAATAGATGAATCCTATGAAGAGGATGAGGAGATAGAAAATGAAGAGATAGAAGAATCCCACGAAGAGGATGAGGAAATGGAAGATGAAGAGATAGAAGAATCCTACGAAGAGGATGAGGAAATGGAAGATGAAGAGATAGAAGAATCCCACGAAGAGGATGAGGAGATGGAAGATGAAGAACTAGATGAATTCGACGAAGAAGACGAAGTGATGGAAGACGAAGAACTAGATGAATCCTACGAAGAGGATGAAGAGATGGAAGATGAAGAATCAGAGAATTAA
- a CDS encoding threonine/serine exporter family protein, translating to MSLYLHFIYSFLATLGFCIFFNVPKKDLLYGSITGSIGWTLYTYLNGISNSASLSSFISATIIALLGEVFARINRKPVTVFIIPGIVPLVPGYGMYLTMLDIINNDFNSAAKTGSDTIFVAGSIAIGVILVSSTAKLFKKIRSVAKMSPTQK from the coding sequence ATGAGCTTATATCTTCACTTTATCTACTCATTTTTAGCAACATTGGGTTTTTGTATATTTTTTAATGTTCCTAAAAAGGATCTTTTATATGGATCTATTACTGGAAGTATTGGTTGGACATTATACACTTATTTAAATGGTATAAGTAATTCAGCTTCTTTATCAAGCTTTATATCAGCTACTATAATAGCTTTACTAGGAGAAGTATTTGCGAGGATAAATAGAAAACCCGTTACAGTATTCATAATACCAGGAATTGTTCCTCTAGTTCCAGGTTATGGTATGTATTTGACTATGCTAGACATTATAAATAATGATTTTAACAGTGCTGCTAAGACTGGTAGTGATACCATATTTGTAGCTGGATCAATAGCAATAGGGGTAATATTAGTTTCATCTACTGCAAAACTATTTAAGAAAATTCGTTCAGTTGCTAAAATGTCCCCTACTCAAAAATAG
- a CDS encoding threonine/serine exporter family protein encodes MTITEKKGILRIALYAGEIMLKNGAEIYRVEDTIIRICTSKNLNHVNAFVTPTGIFVSDDRMDGISFIKRIKNRSLNLHKVSMVNNFSRGYVNSTMGISQALTQLKKIDESDKYPLPVRVFFTGVIGGFFSLMFGGQFLDFISASIISMVSIFIADQIDKISDTSFFPTIIASSTIGLLGILFTLIGIGKSLDMIIVGSLMPLVPGVAFTNGLRDFISGDLIAGLTKIFEAIFIAICIAVGIGIVFQLWVSWFGGAF; translated from the coding sequence ATGACTATAACAGAAAAAAAAGGCATACTAAGAATAGCTCTTTACGCTGGAGAAATAATGCTTAAAAACGGAGCAGAGATATATAGAGTTGAAGACACTATAATCAGAATATGTACATCAAAGAATCTAAACCATGTAAATGCATTTGTAACACCAACAGGAATATTTGTATCAGATGATAGGATGGATGGTATAAGTTTTATCAAGAGAATTAAAAATAGAAGTTTAAATCTTCATAAAGTGTCCATGGTAAATAATTTTTCAAGAGGTTATGTAAATTCTACCATGGGAATATCCCAGGCCCTAACTCAATTAAAAAAAATAGATGAATCAGATAAATATCCTCTCCCTGTAAGAGTTTTTTTTACGGGAGTTATAGGTGGCTTTTTTTCACTTATGTTTGGAGGTCAATTTCTAGATTTTATATCTGCGTCTATCATATCTATGGTATCCATATTTATAGCAGATCAAATAGATAAGATAAGTGATACTTCTTTTTTCCCAACAATTATAGCATCATCTACTATAGGGCTACTTGGTATATTATTTACTTTAATTGGCATCGGTAAAAGTCTTGATATGATAATAGTTGGATCTCTTATGCCTCTAGTTCCTGGAGTAGCATTTACAAATGGTCTAAGGGATTTTATATCAGGCGATTTAATAGCAGGCCTTACAAAAATATTTGAGGCAATATTTATAGCTATATGTATAGCCGTTGGAATAGGTATAGTATTCCAACTATGGGTTAGCTGGTTTGGAGGTGCATTCTAA
- a CDS encoding response regulator transcription factor: MQNSILVVEDESRMREFVSLYLRNEGYKVVEAHTGETAMKKFEIEKIDLIILDIMMPKLDGFEVCKRIREKSKVPIIILTAIEKEMEQIKGYELGADDYVTKPFKIKVLIAKIKRLLQRLNEETAKKVIVYGELRINLHGREVWINERQVKLAPKEFELLEYLIVNRGMALSRSKILEQVWGYDFEGGTRVVDNHIRKLRSKLENYAKTIKTVISVGYKFEV, encoded by the coding sequence ATGCAAAATAGTATACTAGTTGTTGAAGATGAAAGTAGAATGCGTGAATTTGTTAGCTTATATCTAAGAAATGAAGGATATAAAGTAGTTGAGGCCCATACAGGTGAAACCGCCATGAAAAAGTTTGAAATAGAGAAAATTGATCTCATAATTCTTGATATTATGATGCCTAAATTGGATGGTTTTGAGGTTTGTAAAAGAATTAGAGAGAAGTCCAAGGTACCAATTATTATACTAACAGCTATAGAAAAAGAAATGGAGCAAATTAAAGGTTATGAACTTGGGGCAGATGATTATGTTACAAAACCCTTTAAAATAAAGGTACTTATAGCAAAAATTAAAAGACTTCTTCAAAGATTAAATGAAGAAACTGCCAAAAAAGTCATAGTATATGGTGAGCTTAGAATAAATCTTCATGGCAGAGAAGTTTGGATAAATGAGAGGCAAGTTAAACTTGCACCAAAAGAATTTGAACTATTGGAATATCTCATAGTAAATAGAGGAATGGCACTCTCACGTAGTAAAATTTTAGAGCAGGTTTGGGGATATGATTTTGAGGGAGGAACTAGAGTAGTTGACAACCACATTAGAAAGTTAAGAAGTAAATTAGAAAATTATGCGAAAACAATTAAGACAGTAATTTCTGTTGGTTACAAATTTGAGGTGTAA
- a CDS encoding sensor histidine kinase produces MFNSIVKKIFLTIVGMFVIILFIQLVLHNFFLEDIYFNMKLSKVERTFDGFLNAYEESNWSKLELNDLAKDYEEESGASIIILNINNEILNNCYFETFNYLTLRTDDGKHINVIVDFLIDEEGKFRNDNNIFNIGEEIEVECLSIKGTNFLETLEIRGEDKSVINDEGYETWKELYKKNTSIITEISGVIIKRNFIIRDRGILSYQQERLWNEVKKRMIENNIFANNIFEKGGYEYVEEYSGLLTVVLVNKIEGINGTSEYVYSLFTLENIRDAFQILNGYYYYIFAIQIALALILVYFYSKWITYPLIRLIDVAKGISELDFTKKSHVCSNDELNILSSSLNNISNNLSTTIERLEDSNNELAIEAIKKAENEERMRNLLTGLSHEFKTPLGIMSGFLEIIRDGVYEKEPEYYIDVISDEIHKLNGLVLETIELSKLKTGSYKLNLSEFEIKPLIKRLIDKFEKQLRDKEMDIEINVEDKTVLGDVKKIEQAMTNLLSNGIRYSPNNQRIEIETKIENKKLYISIRNYGVLIDEEDLNKIWERFYRVEKSRNRELGGSGLGLTIVKNILELHEADYGVKRINNGIEFYFSLKLKD; encoded by the coding sequence ATGTTTAATAGTATTGTGAAGAAAATATTTTTAACAATTGTAGGTATGTTTGTGATAATACTGTTTATTCAACTAGTACTACATAACTTTTTTCTTGAAGATATATATTTTAACATGAAACTATCAAAGGTTGAGAGAACTTTCGATGGGTTTCTTAACGCCTATGAAGAATCAAATTGGTCAAAGTTAGAATTGAATGATTTGGCGAAAGACTACGAAGAGGAAAGTGGCGCTTCAATCATTATTTTAAATATCAATAATGAAATATTAAATAATTGTTATTTTGAAACTTTTAATTATTTGACTTTAAGGACAGATGACGGAAAGCATATTAATGTAATAGTAGATTTCTTGATTGATGAAGAGGGAAAGTTTAGGAATGATAATAACATATTTAATATTGGTGAAGAGATAGAAGTAGAATGTTTAAGCATTAAAGGGACAAACTTCTTAGAAACATTAGAAATAAGAGGCGAAGATAAATCAGTAATAAATGATGAGGGATATGAAACCTGGAAGGAGTTATATAAAAAAAATACCTCTATAATTACAGAAATAAGCGGAGTAATAATTAAAAGAAATTTTATTATTAGAGATAGGGGAATATTAAGCTATCAGCAGGAAAGATTGTGGAATGAAGTTAAAAAAAGAATGATTGAGAATAATATTTTTGCTAACAATATTTTTGAAAAAGGCGGGTATGAGTATGTTGAAGAGTATTCTGGTTTATTAACCGTTGTATTAGTCAATAAAATTGAGGGCATTAATGGTACTTCAGAATATGTATATTCATTATTTACACTTGAAAACATTCGTGATGCATTTCAAATTTTAAATGGGTACTATTATTATATTTTTGCGATTCAAATAGCCTTAGCCTTAATACTTGTCTATTTTTATTCAAAGTGGATAACATACCCACTTATTAGACTTATAGATGTGGCAAAAGGTATATCAGAGCTCGATTTTACTAAAAAGTCCCACGTATGTTCAAATGATGAGTTGAATATTCTTTCTAGTAGTCTTAACAATATATCTAATAATCTGTCTACCACAATTGAGCGATTAGAAGATTCAAACAATGAATTAGCCATTGAAGCAATAAAAAAAGCAGAGAATGAAGAACGTATGAGAAATTTACTTACTGGTTTATCACATGAATTTAAGACACCACTTGGGATAATGTCTGGTTTTTTAGAGATTATAAGGGATGGAGTTTATGAAAAAGAGCCTGAATATTATATAGACGTAATTTCAGATGAGATTCATAAACTTAACGGCCTTGTACTTGAGACAATTGAGTTGTCAAAACTTAAAACAGGTAGCTATAAACTAAATCTTAGTGAATTTGAAATTAAGCCATTAATTAAAAGACTAATAGATAAATTTGAGAAACAGCTAAGAGATAAAGAAATGGATATTGAAATTAATGTTGAAGACAAAACTGTTCTTGGAGACGTAAAGAAAATTGAACAAGCAATGACCAACCTTTTAAGTAATGGTATTAGATATTCGCCAAATAATCAAAGAATTGAAATTGAAACAAAAATTGAAAATAAGAAGCTATATATTTCTATTAGAAATTATGGTGTTTTAATTGATGAAGAAGATTTAAATAAAATTTGGGAGAGGTTTTATAGAGTAGAAAAGTCAAGAAATAGAGAATTGGGTGGAAGTGGACTTGGTCTCACAATAGTGAAGAATATTCTAGAGTTACATGAAGCAGATTATGGTGTAAAAAGAATAAATAATGGCATTGAGTTTTATTTTTCCCTAAAATTAAAGGATTGA